From the genome of Polyodon spathula isolate WHYD16114869_AA chromosome 14, ASM1765450v1, whole genome shotgun sequence, one region includes:
- the hfm1 gene encoding probable ATP-dependent DNA helicase HFM1 has protein sequence MFESEDYRLTLDSLFFERPVVQKVTPLCNDQGSWQLTPAPLISEIPASQDLQNEIKSLWSSDSTERPKRFIPPLKKTTERENSFQEKCNLQNDEIYEIGLEAASNNCQHCSDTQLQQDSAQLLDLRTLHSSSRNHGANDQFRKSLFKTPQPKILRSFDNTLSGLETNEQRDCSNVTLSKFIEDEFVKTFENIQSPLHGSGLELFSTCDSATAKYRQTTKTAHVLPLTPQPLNVQGVSSKGSGVLRPVTEIPAQFRSVFKEFPYFNYIQSRALDELLYTSRNFVICAPTGSGKTVLFELAIIRLLMEVPPPWSNIKAVYMAPIKALCSQRYDDWKPKFGPLGLNCKELTGDTEMDDFFEIQDAQLIMTTPEKWDSMTRKWRDNCLVQLVRLFLIDEVHVVKDPTRGATLEVVVSRMKTMHSSLSCGSDSPDSKVSMRFVAVSATIPNITDISDWLSDGTEPATCLEMDETHRPVKLRKVVLGFPCSGNQTEFKFDLFLNYRMASIIQTYSDQKPTLVFCATRKGVQQSGTVLAKDAKFIMSIEHKQRLQKCANSLHDSKLRDLVMCGVGFHHAGMDISDRKKIEGVFTLGDLPVLFTTSTLAMGVNLPAHLVVIKSTMHYAGGMFQEYSETDILQMIGRAGRPQFDTTATAVIMTRFQTKEKYTHLVSGADTIESSLHKHLVEHLNAEIVLHTISDVKVALDWIRSTFLYIRALKNPSHYGFPPGLDRAGIEAKLQELCLKNLYALSSIGLITMDEDINFKPTETGKLMARYCIAYDTMKQFTLVPGTGTLSDLLTLISKSKEFSDVQLRVNEKRTLNTLNKDKNRVTIRFPVDGKIKNNEMKVNCLIQAQLGCMAVQDFGLTQDTGRIFRNGTRLTKCLSEFFVQHAKKNFSALLNSLILAKCFRSRLWENSPFVSKQLEKIGVTLSTAMVNAGITTFQKIEETHARELEMIVNRHPPFGNQIREAVIHLPKYEVSVEQIARYNASIAEIIVTVNLTNYEQLRIKRTAPDNHYVTLLIGDCDNEVVFQQKLTDSLLLKSGSWSKKIEVTRALKGEELSVNLISSEYVGFDIQQKYSAFYSGPKRFGTHANMWEKPQSEHLQVTAQSAEISVVRAPSKFGAEITCPDPGKRQCNHYCKNKEQCGHECCKVGVPVLHKSVTQPQSNFSSYLRDLKSRNETLAVTPVKRLKMKMSEDVDAVDLQQFSYTRKTPLSSVARRESLPTGLPTQADKWEALDDFSTPQQLGNIDYYGEDNENQSCSYPNWNVMEYEDQLLVPTTAASKSKSNDRGHCCIDYHNLNITVPEDQLPALDTAKSEKFSVWNKSVNGNLRNPIPDTQNKAAINFVKQSMSDADESGDFSSDTLNVTFDLGVDDWDNFDDENLVHASNIAIAEIPKPKPERPEGFSSALFSKVAQAKPALEEFHRCGTHRTTSKDSSVVQTSYNSAVSYLPPDFRRFSNETTKCYTEMYGNKPASSYSRANETKLSTSNGMFDFFTKQSNVKSALEVTGRHEEEDESNDVNAFLGIFNGIF, from the exons ATGTTTGAATCTGAAGATTACAGGTTGACTTTGgatagtttgttttttgaaagaccAGTTGTTCAGAAAGT CACTCCCTTATGTAATGATCAAGGAAGTTGGCAGCTTACCCCTGCACCATTAATTTCTGAAATACCAGCTTCTCAGGACTTGCAGAATGAGATAAAATCTCTCTGGTCTTCAG ATTCTACCGAGAGACCAAAAAGATTCATCCCtccattgaaaaaaacaacagaaagagAGAATTCCTTTCAAGAAAAATGTAATCTTCAGAATGATGAAATATATGAAATTGGTTTAGAAGCTGCCAGCAATAATTGCCAACATTGTTCAGACACTCAGTTGCAGCAGGATTCAGCACAGTTGTTGGATTTGAGAACTTTACATTCCAGTTCTAGAAACCATGGAGCAAACGATCAGTTTAGAAAAAG CTTGTTTAAAACTCCACAACCAAAGATTCTGAGGAGTTTCGACAACACATTATCAGGTTTAGAAACTAACGAGCAGAGAGACTGTTCTAATGTCACGTTGTCTAAGTTTATAGAGGATGAATTTGTGAAAACCTTTGAGAACATTCAGAGCCCCTTGCATGGCTCGGGTCTTGAATTGTTCAGCACATGTGATTCTGCCACTGCAAAATACCGACAAACCACAAAAACAGCTCATGTCCTTCCTTTAACACCACAACCACTTAACGTACAAG GTGTATCAAGCAAGGGTTCAGGAGTTCTGAGGCCAGTTACTGAAATTC CTGCACAATTCCGATCTGTTTTTAAGGAGTTTCCATATTTCAATTATATTCAGTCTAGAGCTCTAGATGAA CTTCTTTACACCAGTAGAAATTTTGTCATTTGTGCTCCAACTGGTTCTGGAAAAACTGTTCTCTTTGAACTCGCCATTATTCGTTTGCTTATGGAAGTTCCACCACCATGGTCCAACATTAAGGCTGTATACA TGGCTCCAATTAAGGCCCTGTGCAGTCAACGCTATGATGATTGGAAACCAAAATTTGGGCCTTTAGGGTTGAATTGCAAAGAGCTGACAGGAGATACAGAAATGGATGACTTCTTTGAGATTCAAGATGCTCAGCTTATCATGACTACACCA gAAAAATGGGACAGCATGACAAGGAAGTGGAGAGATAATTGTTTGGTCCAGTTGGTTCGACTGTTTCTTATTGACGAG gttcatGTTGTAAAAGATCCAACACGTGGAGCAACTCTCGAGGTTGTGGTCAGTAGGATGAAAACCATGCATTCCTCCCTGTCATGTGGGTCAGATAGTCCTGACTCTAAAGTCTCTATGAGATTTGTGGCTGTTTCTGCAACAATTCCAAATATAACGGAT ATTTCAGATTGGCTGTCAGATGGTACTGAGCCAGCTACATGTTTGGAAATGGATGAAACTCATAGGCCGGTGAAACTTCGCAAAGTAGTTCTTGGATTtccctgctctggaaaccaaaccGAGTTCAAGTTTGACTTGTTTCTTAATTACAGAATGGCAAGCATCATTCAAACATATTCCGATCAAAAACCAACACTTGTG TTTTGTGCGACAAGAAAGGGAGTGCAACAATCTGGAACTGTTCTTGCAAAAGATGCCAAGTTTATTATGAGCATTGAACATAAACAAAG GTTACAAAAGTGTGCCAACTCCTTGCACGACTCAAAACTGAgag ATTTAGTGATGTGTGGAGTTGGATTCCACCATGCTGGTATGGACatatctgacagaaaaaaaattgaaggTGTTTTTACCCTTGGAGACTTACCAGTGCTTT TTACAACAAGCACCTTAGCTATGGGTGTGAATCTGCCAGCTCACTTGGTGGTTATCAAATCAACAATGCATTACGCTGGAGGAATGTTTCAAGAGTACAGTGAAACTGACATACTGCAAATGATTGGAAGAGCGGGCAGGCCCCAG tttgatACCACAGCTACGGCAGTAATAATGACCAGGTTCCAGACAAAAGAGAAATATACACATCTTGTTAGTGGTGCTGACACAATAGAAAGCag CCTACACAAACACCTTGTTGAACATTTAAATGCAGAGATAGTCTTGCACACAATCTCCGATGTTAAAGTTGCTCTGGACTGGATAAGATCCACGTTTCTTTACATAAGAGCTCTGAAAAATCCAAGCCATTATG GTTTTCCACCTGGGCTGGACAGAGCAGGAATTGAAGCCAAATTACAAG aACTTTGTCTCAAGAATCTGTATGCTTTATCTTCGATTGGCTTGATAACAATGGATGAGGATATCAATTTTAAGCCAACAG AGACTGGAAAGCTAATGGCACGCTATTGCATTGCATATGATACAATGAAACAATTCACCCTTGTTCCTGGAACCGGGACATTGTCAGACCTG CTCACACTGATTTCTAAAAGCAAAGAATTTTCAGATGTCCAGCTGAGGGTAAACGAGAAGAGAACATTGAACAccttaaacaaagacaaaaataggGTAACCATCAG GTTTCCTGTTGatgggaaaataaaaaacaatgaaatgaaagtGAACTG CTTAATACAGGCACAGCTAGGCTGCATGGCAGTTCAAGATTTTGGTTTGACACAAGATACAGGAAGAATATTCAGAAATGGAACTAGACTAACAAAAT gtTTGTCTGAATTTTTTGTCCAGCATGCAAAGAAGAACTTTTCAGCTCTGCTCAACTCATTGATTCTGGCAAAATgttttaggtccagactttgggAAAACTCTCCATTTGTATCAAAGCAACTTGAGAAAATCG GTGTAACACTATCAACCGCAATGGTAAATGCAGGGATTACAACATTCCAAAAGATTGAAGAAACTCATGCACGGGAACTGGAGATG ATTGTGAACAGACACCCTCCTTTTGGAAACCAAATAAGAGAAGCTGTCATACACCTTCCAAAGTATGAAGTCAGTGTAGAACAG ATTGCAAGGTACAACGCATCAATAGCAGAGATCATTGTAACAGTCAATTTAACAAATTACGAGCAGCTTAGGATAAAGAGAACCGCACCAGACAATCATTACGTTACCTTGCTTATAGGAGATTGTGATAATGAAGTGGTTTTTCAGCAAAAACTCAC TGATTCACTTCTACTGAAATCTGGGAGCTGGTCTAAGAAAATTGAAGTCACAAGAGCACTCAAAGGTGAAGAACTGAGTGTGAATCTTATTAGTTCAGAATATG TTGGATTTGACATTCAGCAGAAGTACAGTGCCTTTTACTCTGGGCCAAAGAGATTTGGAACTCATGCCAACATGTGGGAGAAGCCACAATCTGAACATTTACAGGTCACAGCACAGAGTGCTGAAATATCTGTGGTTCGTGCACCTAGTAAGTTTGGAGCA GAAATAACCTGCCCTGATCCTGGAAAGAGACAATGCAACcattactgtaaaaacaaagagCAATGTGGGCATGAGTGCT gTAAAGTTGGAGTGCCAGTACTACACAAAAGTGTTACGCAGCCACAGTCCAACTTTTCTTCATACCTAAGAGATCTTAAAAGTAGAAATGAAACATTAGCAGTGACACCTGTGAAACGTTTAAAG ATGAAAATGTCAGAGGATGTTGATGCTGTGGACCTTCAACAGTTTTCATATACACGGAAAACTCCCTTGTCTTCTGTAGCAAG GCGTGAAAGCCTGCCAACTGGTCTACCAACCCAAGCAGACAAATGGGAGGCCTTAGATGATTTTTCAACACCACAGCAGCTGGGAAATATAGACTATTATGGTGAAG ATAATGAGAACCAATCTTGTAGTTACCCCAATTGGAATGTCATGGAATATGAAGATCAACTTCTTGTTCCAACCACTGCAGCTTCAAAGAGTAAAA gtaATGACAGAGGCCATTGCTGCATTGATTATCATAATTTGAATATTACGGTACCTGAAGATCAGTTGCCTGCACTAGACACTGCAAAATCAGAAA aatttTCAGTGTGGAACAAATCCGTAAATGGAAACCTAAGGAATCCTATCCCGGACACTCAAAACAAAGCTGCAATTAATTTTGTCAAGCAAAGTATGAGTGATGCTGATGAAAGTGGGGACTTTTCATCAGACACTTTAAATGTGACGTTTGATCTAGGAGTAGATGATTGGGATAATTTTGATGATGAAAATTTGGTGCATGCAAGCAATATTGCAATTGCAGAAATACCAAAACCAAAGCCAGA